The Nevskiales bacterium genome contains the following window.
ACTTCGTTCTCACAAGCGTCAAGTCTGACATGTCCCAGCAACCTTTTTGAACGCAGCCCCTGATGCCTGTCGGCCGTAAGCAGCAATTGCTTGCAAAACAGCCGCTTATCCTGCAGCCGAGGGGGCGGACCCGGCCGATGAAAATATAATAACACACATGTTGCTTATAAGTAACATATGTGTTACGTTCGGTTGGCCATGGCATGGCATGCGCCAGGGCGGCAAACACAACCATTCGACAGGAGGAGGGAACAGCCAATGTTGGGATCCATCAAGCTGTTTAAACGAGGTGCTGAATTCGGGCCGGCTGGCGCCGCCATGCCGGGTCCGCTGACGAGGCGTCTGCTGGCCATGCTGGTTCTGGTGCTGCCCGTCGCCCCGGCGTTCGCGGTCACGCCCTGCGCGTCCAAGGCCCCGGGCAATTACACCGAGACCTGGACCCAGAACAGTTCGGTGGGGCCGATCCAGCGCAGCTGGATCGTGCACATTCCACCGGGCTACAACGGCACCCGGACGTTCTCGACCATCCTGAATTTTCACGGCAACACCTCCTCGGCCAGCGGCCAGGAAGGCTGGTCGAAGATGAGCCAGAAGGCCGACGCCGCCGGATTCATCGTGGTCTATCCGGAGGGCTACAAGAACTCCTGGAACGTCGGGCGCGACTGCTGTGGCGAGGCCCTCGCCAACAACATCGACGACGTGGGCTTCACCCGGCACATCGTGCAGCACCTCAAGGACAATTACTGCGTCGATCCGCAGCGGATCTACGTGACCGGCATGTCGGCCGGCGCCGGCATGGCCGCCAAGCTGGGCTGCCAGGCGGCCGATCTGTTCGCGGGCGTGTCGGTGGTGTCGGGGGCCTTCATCAGCCCGCCCTGCGAGCCCTCACGCCCGATCGCTGAATTGCAGTTCTGGGGCACCTCCGATCCTTACGTGTCGAGCACCGATGCGTACAACACGCGCGACACCTACCTGGCCGTGAACCAGTGCGGGTCGACGCCGACGCGCACATACACCAACAACAAGGCGACCTGTGATACCTACAACGGCTGCAGCAACGGCGTGCAGGTGACCTTCTGCAAGATCGAGGGCATGGGTCATTGCTGGCCCGGCAACAGCTGCACGGCCATCCTGCAGCCGGGCACCGGCGATATCTTCGCCAACGACGAGATGTGGGACTTCTTCCAGCAGTTCACGCTGACCAGCTCGAACACCTGCCCGCAGGGCTTCACGGATCTCGACGGCAATCCGGCCAATGGCTGCGAACATGCGCTGCCGGCCGGCTGCAGCAAGGCCGGCGTGCGCAACGGCAAGCGCTACTACCTGTGTGGCTGGAAGAGCTGGAGTCAGGCCAAGAGCAGCTGCGAGGCGCTGGGCGGCTACCGGCTGGTCAAGATCGAAGACGCCGCCGAGAACGCCTGGGTGAGCAATCTGCGCGGTACCATGCTGAGCTGGATCGGGGCCAACGACATTGCCGTAGAGGGGCAGTGGCGCTGGACCGACGACAGTGCCGTGAGCTACGCGCCCTGGGCCTCCGGCCAGCCGAACAACTACAACAACCAGGACTGCGGCCACTACTACCAGGACAACGTCGGCCAGTGGGGCGACGAGGCCTGCGGCAAATCGCTGCGCTACGTCTGCGAACAGAACTGAGCATCTGGCGTATGACGGCGGCAGCACCGCAAGGTGCTGCCGCCGCCAGGAAGCTCGGCCTGGGCGGCACCCCCATGCGGATTACCGACCAGAGCAATCGAACGGTAAGGCTACATGCCCGCCGAGTCGCTGCGCATGGCCTTGGATCGGCAACCCGGGCAGGCAGCTGGCGATGTGGTGCTGTTCGAGCCGGCTCCGTAACGACTCAGTAAAAAATACTAGAGGCGCGGGCTTGTGTTTACGTAACATGATTGTTACTTTCTGATCGTCCGTCGTGCATATCAGTCATTCCACCGCTGACGGCTTGGTTCCATGTCATTGGCTCCGCATATCCCGGGATCATTTGCGCGCAGCTGCAGCCTTGCGGCACTGGCGCTCGCGCTCGCCGGCTGCTCCGGCGATGCCGACCGCGCGACTGCGGACGGCAGCGGCGGGGGTTCGGGCGGCGCGGTGTCGGCGCACGTGGCCGATGGCGACGACCGCGACTGGCAGGGGACGTCCAGCTACGTTTCGGGCCGCTCGGTCTACAGCCGTGGTGAGTTCATTCACAGCGACTATGTGCATGACGATTCCGGCGCGAACATCGATGGCTTGCGTGCGCCAAACCCGGACTATCCCAATCCGGTGACCGGCATCTATCCCAATCCGCAGGACCCGACCTCGCCCTGGCTGGGCGGGACCGGCAACAATTTCATCGACCGTTTCCGCCACAGCGGGGACTACGCCTATCCCGCCAGCGGCCCCGGTGGCCTGCCGCTGGCTTACCCGGGCGGGTATTACGACGTGGCGGACCTCCTCGAATACCGCCAGGCCCTCGACGCCGCTGGGCTGCACGTGCTGGTGCGGCTGGGTGCCATGACCGCCGCGGACAGTAGCGTGGTCGGCATCTGCTGGGATGCCGACGGCAATGCCGCCACCGGGGCGCAATCCTGGCCGCGCGGCGCCAACCTGAATCAGGCTCTGGGCTGCGACTACTTCGCGACGCTGTGGGGCCGCGGCGGCGAGCTCACCGATTTCACCCGCACCCCCGCCGTGACGCAGCCCATCACCGTGGCAGCCAATACCGAGGCGCGGCCGCCGTTCATCGAGGCGGACATTCCCTTGCCAGCGTCCGCGCCTCGCGGCGTCTGGCGCACCTATGTCGGCGCCGGGTTGTGGGACGCGGCCGCCCAGGCCTGGCGGCCCGCGGTCAACCTGAACCAGCTGCTTGCGCCGGGCAACGTGCTGGGCACGGCCCCGAATCTTTACGACCTGCTGTTCCAGCCCGAGGAGGCCAACGATTACTGGCGTGACACCCGCCAGGCCGATGCCCTGGTCAAGCCGGACATCCGCGCCTTTCATGCGGACATCGATCTCGACATCCTCGCCTCCGGCGGCAGCACCGAAGCGCCGCGGCCCACCGGGTTGCTCAACATCCAGTATCCGGCGCTGGCGCTGGGCGACGGCCAGGGGGCGATGACGAATTGGTCCGGAGGCCTCGGCACCTTCGTCTACAAGGGGCCGGTGCAGCCCTATGCGCTGGTCCTGCCGTCCAATTACTACGCGGCGCCGCACCCGCGTCCGCTGGTCGCGTTCTTCCACGCCTCCAACGTCAATCACAGCATCTGGCCGGTGGGGGTCGAGGGCAGTGCCACGCCGCACCGCAATCTGATCACCGACCCGCCGCTGGGCACGACCAATGTGCGGGCGATCGTCGACCGCAACGACATCCTGGTGGTCGGCACGCTGCAGCGGGGCGAGAAGGGCCCCGCGGGGCCGGATCTGCCGTGGGCGGACATCGGCGGCGAGGGCGAACGCGACCTGCGCGACGTGCTGCAGACGCTGACCGGCCGCGATGGCTACCGGGTGGATCCGGACCGCGTCATCTATTCCGGGATGTCCTACGGCGGCCAGACCACGCAGGCGATGATGACGTTGTATCCCGACGAACTGGCCGCCGCCGTCGTCTACAACGCCCCCGGCACCGGCGTGCCGGCGCGGCTCATGAACGTGCGCAACCTCTATCACGCCCATGTCACCGGCGACACCGGACTGGATGCGACCGCGCCGGTGTTCGGCCGGCAGGCAGCGGAGGAGTTGACCCGGCTCGGCTACCGGCATCTGTATCTGGAGTTCATAGGCCGCGCGCACGACTTCAACCTCGTATACGAGTCGCTGCCGATCATCGAACAGACCGCGTGGCGGGCGGTGCGGGATCCCGACCCTGCGCGCGTGAGCTATCGACTGGACCGCGCCATCGAGGCCACCGGCGCTGCGCTCGGCCTGGCCCACGACCGCGCCTACTGGGCCAGCGGACTGCAACTCGCCGACGGGGCCGCCACCGGCACGCTGGATGCGATCGCCCTGCCGCTGGCGCACAAGCTGCCGCGCATGCGCAGTCTGCTCACCGGCACCTTTATCAACGTCATCACCGGCAACAGCGTTTACGTCCAGTGGCAGGAATGGGATCGCGATCTGTCCGGGCGCGGCCTTGCAGATTTCCAGCCCGGCTGGCTGCCCCTGCCCGACGTCCGGGTGCAGAACACGACGCTGGAAGCGCCGGGGCAGACGGGCGCGAACGCCTTCGTGCTGACGACCGATCTCGCCGCCGTCACCCTGGATCTGGCGCGCATGGGTCTGAGCACCCGCCGGCCCGGTAGCGGCGAGATCACGGCCACGCAGCCGCTGCGCTTGACCTTGCGCTGGCCGCCGTCCGATGGGCCGCCTGCGCGCGTTGCGCTCGATGGGCGGACGCTCGACGT
Protein-coding sequences here:
- a CDS encoding lectin-like protein encodes the protein MPGPLTRRLLAMLVLVLPVAPAFAVTPCASKAPGNYTETWTQNSSVGPIQRSWIVHIPPGYNGTRTFSTILNFHGNTSSASGQEGWSKMSQKADAAGFIVVYPEGYKNSWNVGRDCCGEALANNIDDVGFTRHIVQHLKDNYCVDPQRIYVTGMSAGAGMAAKLGCQAADLFAGVSVVSGAFISPPCEPSRPIAELQFWGTSDPYVSSTDAYNTRDTYLAVNQCGSTPTRTYTNNKATCDTYNGCSNGVQVTFCKIEGMGHCWPGNSCTAILQPGTGDIFANDEMWDFFQQFTLTSSNTCPQGFTDLDGNPANGCEHALPAGCSKAGVRNGKRYYLCGWKSWSQAKSSCEALGGYRLVKIEDAAENAWVSNLRGTMLSWIGANDIAVEGQWRWTDDSAVSYAPWASGQPNNYNNQDCGHYYQDNVGQWGDEACGKSLRYVCEQN